From a single Leptospira levettii genomic region:
- a CDS encoding TerB family tellurite resistance protein, producing the protein MAKKIVQNLKQVKGNKKIHPESIHKTLDIESDLHIEYAKVLLSLWSYACNADGQFKKKEGEIVGELVNVLFEPDCLLSGFQSQKKQVLEILSKTFENPLPMKTISKVVADSDEYALNFFEDAVCIVASDGSLNQAEIQFLEDLAKEFKISSMDKVRVEKKYLA; encoded by the coding sequence ATGGCTAAGAAAATCGTTCAAAATTTGAAACAAGTCAAGGGCAATAAAAAGATTCACCCTGAATCCATCCACAAAACCCTCGATATTGAAAGTGACCTACACATAGAATATGCAAAAGTACTTTTGAGTTTGTGGTCCTACGCCTGTAATGCGGATGGCCAGTTCAAAAAAAAGGAAGGGGAAATCGTTGGTGAACTTGTGAATGTACTGTTTGAACCCGATTGTTTACTCAGCGGATTTCAATCACAGAAAAAACAAGTATTAGAGATTCTTTCCAAAACATTTGAAAACCCTCTTCCGATGAAAACCATTTCAAAGGTAGTCGCTGACAGTGATGAATACGCTCTTAATTTTTTTGAAGATGCAGTATGTATTGTGGCTTCTGATGGTTCACTAAACCAAGCAGAAATCCAATTCTTAGAAGACTTAGCGAAAGAATTTAAAATTAGTTCAATGGATAAAGTGAGAGTCGAAAAAAAATACCTTGCTTAA